Proteins encoded in a region of the Oncorhynchus gorbuscha isolate QuinsamMale2020 ecotype Even-year linkage group LG16, OgorEven_v1.0, whole genome shotgun sequence genome:
- the gng10 gene encoding guanine nucleotide-binding protein G(I)/G(S)/G(O) subunit gamma-10, whose product MTSNSNVSNMRRLVEQLKLEASLERIKVSQAAAELQQYCHQNAAKDALLVGVPAGSNPFREPRSCNLF is encoded by the exons ATGACGTCTAATTCCAACGTGTCCAACATGCGTCGACTTGTTGAACAACTGAAACTCGAAGCCAGTTTGGAACGGATTAAG GTGTCTCAGGCAGCGGCAGAGCTCCAGCAGTACTGCCATCAGAATGCGGCTAAAGATGCTCTGCTGGTCGGGGTTCCGGCAGGCTCCAACCCCTTCAGAGAACCACGATCCTGTAACCTGTTCTAA